A DNA window from Pseudomonas tohonis contains the following coding sequences:
- the tnpA gene encoding IS66-like element accessory protein TnpA: MRQRSSYPKPFKAQVVQECLQPGATVSSVAIRHGINANVIRKWLPLYRDQLPAALPAFVPARVTPKRPVEPAVIIELPLGEQSITVKWPASDPEGCARFVRGLAQ, encoded by the coding sequence ATGCGCCAACGAAGCTCTTACCCCAAACCGTTCAAGGCCCAGGTTGTTCAGGAGTGCCTGCAACCCGGTGCGACCGTTTCCAGCGTTGCCATCCGCCACGGCATCAATGCCAACGTCATTCGCAAGTGGCTACCGCTTTATCGAGATCAACTGCCAGCGGCGTTGCCGGCGTTCGTTCCTGCGAGAGTTACGCCAAAACGACCAGTTGAACCAGCTGTGATTATCGAGCTACCGCTGGGCGAGCAATCGATCACAGTGAAATGGCCAGCTTCCGATCCTGAAGGATGCGCCCGCTTTGTCCGGGGGCTCGCCCAGTGA
- the tnpB gene encoding IS66 family insertion sequence element accessory protein TnpB (TnpB, as the term is used for proteins encoded by IS66 family insertion elements, is considered an accessory protein, since TnpC, encoded by a neighboring gene, is a DDE family transposase.), with protein MIRIDSIWLATEPMDMRAGTETALARVVAVFGAAKPHCAYLFANRRANRMKVLVHDGVGIWLAARRLNQGKFHWPGIRHGSEVELDTEQLQALVLGLPWQRVGAGGAITVL; from the coding sequence GTGATCCGTATCGATAGTATCTGGCTCGCCACCGAACCCATGGATATGCGCGCGGGCACTGAAACCGCGTTGGCCCGCGTGGTGGCGGTGTTCGGTGCGGCGAAGCCGCACTGCGCCTATCTGTTCGCAAATCGCCGCGCCAACCGCATGAAAGTCCTGGTGCATGACGGCGTGGGTATCTGGCTGGCCGCGCGGCGATTGAACCAGGGCAAGTTTCACTGGCCAGGCATCCGCCACGGCTCGGAAGTTGAACTCGACACCGAGCAACTTCAGGCGTTGGTACTGGGGCTGCCCTGGCAGCGGGTCGGTGCGGGCGGCGCAATCACAGTGCTGTAG
- the tnpC gene encoding IS66 family transposase has protein sequence MNSSPNLDQLTPDQLRALAAQLLTQVDVMGKKIHRDQTIIEQLTHEIAWYKRHKFAKRSEQLSPDQGSLLDDLLDTDIAAIEAELKAVNPPVAPAEPRQQPKRTPLPAQFPRTVIRHEPENTQCACGCQLQRIGEDISEKLDYTPGVFTVEQHVRGKWVCRQCETLIQAPVPAQVIDKGIPTAGLLAHVMVAKFADHLPLYRQEKIFGRAGLAIARSTLAQWVGQTGVQLQPLVDALREAVLGQRVIHADETPVQMLTPGEKKTHRAYVWAYSTTPFADLKAVVYDFSPSRAGEHARNFLGQWNGKLVCDDFAGYKASFEQGITEIGCMAHARRKFFDLHAANKSQLAEQALHAMGSLYEIERQARDMSDEERWRIRQEKASPILDTLHDWMLAQRDLVPNGSATAKALDYSLKRWVALTRYLEDGTVPIDNNQVENQIRPWALGRSNWLFAGSLRSGKRAAAIMSLIQSARMNGHDPYAYLKDVLTRLPTQRASEVGQLLPHQWAPA, from the coding sequence ATGAACTCCTCGCCCAATCTCGACCAACTGACACCTGACCAGCTGCGCGCACTGGCCGCGCAGTTGCTCACGCAGGTCGACGTGATGGGCAAGAAAATCCACCGTGATCAGACCATCATTGAGCAGCTCACACACGAAATCGCTTGGTACAAACGGCACAAGTTTGCCAAGCGTAGCGAGCAACTGAGCCCTGACCAGGGTAGCTTGCTGGACGACCTGCTCGACACTGACATCGCCGCCATCGAGGCGGAGCTGAAAGCCGTCAATCCCCCGGTTGCTCCAGCCGAACCCCGCCAACAGCCCAAGCGCACACCGCTGCCGGCACAATTTCCGCGCACTGTGATCCGCCACGAACCGGAGAACACCCAATGCGCCTGCGGCTGCCAGCTGCAACGCATCGGTGAAGACATCAGCGAAAAGCTGGATTACACGCCGGGCGTGTTTACCGTCGAACAGCACGTGCGTGGGAAATGGGTCTGTCGCCAGTGCGAAACACTGATCCAGGCCCCCGTGCCGGCCCAGGTGATCGACAAGGGCATCCCAACCGCCGGCCTTCTGGCTCACGTGATGGTGGCCAAATTCGCCGACCACTTGCCGCTATATCGGCAAGAGAAAATCTTTGGCCGTGCCGGCCTGGCCATCGCTCGCTCGACACTGGCGCAGTGGGTCGGACAAACCGGCGTGCAGCTCCAGCCGCTAGTCGATGCCCTGCGCGAAGCCGTGCTGGGCCAACGTGTGATCCACGCTGACGAAACCCCGGTGCAAATGCTCACCCCAGGCGAGAAGAAAACCCATCGGGCTTACGTCTGGGCCTACAGCACCACACCCTTCGCCGATCTGAAGGCCGTGGTGTATGACTTCAGTCCCAGCCGTGCCGGCGAGCATGCGCGCAATTTTCTTGGTCAGTGGAATGGCAAGCTGGTCTGCGACGACTTCGCTGGCTACAAGGCCAGCTTCGAGCAAGGCATTACCGAAATCGGCTGCATGGCCCACGCCCGCCGCAAGTTCTTCGATCTGCACGCTGCAAACAAAAGCCAGTTGGCCGAACAAGCACTGCACGCGATGGGCAGCCTGTACGAAATCGAACGGCAAGCACGGGACATGAGCGATGAAGAACGCTGGCGAATACGACAGGAAAAGGCCTCACCGATCCTCGATACACTGCATGACTGGATGCTGGCCCAGCGTGATCTTGTGCCCAACGGATCGGCCACGGCGAAAGCCTTGGATTACAGCCTTAAACGCTGGGTAGCGCTGACGCGCTACCTGGAAGATGGAACTGTGCCCATAGACAACAACCAGGTCGAAAACCAGATCCGGCCCTGGGCACTGGGGCGCTCGAACTGGTTGTTTGCCGGGTCGCTACGCAGCGGCAAACGCGCGGCGGCGATCATGAGCCTTATCCAGTCGGCCCGCATGAACGGGCATGATCCGTATGCCTATCTCAAGGACGTGCTGACACGCCTGCCGACGCAGCGGGCGAGTGAGGTCGGCCAACTGCTGCCGCATCAGTGGGCGCCTGCCTGA
- a CDS encoding SDR family NAD(P)-dependent oxidoreductase translates to MSKVVAISGGFGCLGIAVGEAFAANGWRVALIDQASVPRPLADTARSEKLLIGAVDLTDLHMANCAMQQVQQHFQGLDALINVAGGFRWETIEGGDLATWDLMYQMNVRTAATASMAALTHLKKAEAGRIINIAAGAASKASLGMGAYAAAKSGVMRLTEALAEELKDQRITVNAIMPSIIDTPQNRLDMPDADATRWVTPEQVANVIVFLASQEASAITGAAIAVNGRC, encoded by the coding sequence GTGAGTAAAGTAGTCGCAATTAGCGGTGGATTCGGTTGTCTAGGTATAGCGGTAGGCGAGGCGTTCGCGGCCAATGGTTGGCGGGTGGCCCTGATTGATCAGGCCAGCGTGCCGCGACCCCTGGCCGACACGGCGCGCTCTGAAAAACTGCTTATCGGCGCGGTCGATCTAACCGATCTGCACATGGCAAATTGTGCAATGCAGCAGGTGCAGCAGCATTTTCAAGGATTAGATGCGCTCATCAACGTGGCGGGTGGTTTTCGCTGGGAGACCATCGAGGGCGGCGATCTTGCGACCTGGGATTTGATGTATCAAATGAACGTGCGCACTGCCGCAACGGCTAGCATGGCCGCGCTGACACACCTGAAGAAAGCCGAAGCCGGGCGCATTATCAACATTGCAGCCGGAGCGGCCAGTAAGGCCAGCCTAGGCATGGGGGCCTATGCTGCAGCAAAGTCCGGGGTGATGCGCCTTACGGAGGCGTTGGCCGAAGAGTTGAAAGATCAGCGCATCACGGTCAATGCGATCATGCCATCGATCATCGATACCCCGCAGAACCGCCTCGATATGCCTGATGCGGATGCCACCCGCTGGGTTACGCCAGAGCAGGTCGCTAATGTGATCGTATTTTTAGCCTCTCAGGAGGCTAGTGCAATCACAGGTGCAGCTATCGCTGTAAATGGGCGGTGCTAA
- a CDS encoding sterol desaturase family protein yields MNLIVFAIPIFLTTTLLEAWLAHRRGLAAYSIPDAISSYQYGLLSQVVGAFTKFAKLGVYTLVFEAYRATTLPSDSLWVWVGALVAYDFFYYWHHRMNHEIGLLWAGHVSHHSSEYFNLATALRQSSTSALLGWIFYLPMAVAGVPPSVFAGVLLIDLLYQYWVHTEVIGRLGWLDRIFVTPSNHRVHHGQNDYCMDTNYGGILILWDRLFGTFAEERKDEKVIYGVRTPLQSLNPFWGNMHYYIELWQKSKATPGWRAKLGVWLAPPGGWHDEASEPYEPSQFKYYDPCTPDAVKRYAVVHQVLAMLFLMHFLTLLNTLPKTLLALYAAGFAISAISLTSLLEGRANARRFEQCRVIGLGIAFAALPDWFGFSMPIALKLMLLVVMLGSAAWLSRTSFKPAALWTSQ; encoded by the coding sequence ATGAATCTGATCGTGTTTGCCATACCGATTTTTTTAACCACCACCTTGCTGGAAGCATGGCTGGCGCACCGCCGCGGGCTAGCGGCGTATTCCATACCTGATGCCATCAGCAGCTACCAATATGGTCTATTGAGCCAGGTGGTTGGGGCGTTCACCAAGTTTGCGAAACTGGGCGTTTACACTCTGGTATTCGAAGCCTACCGCGCCACGACCTTGCCTAGCGATAGCCTGTGGGTATGGGTCGGAGCCCTTGTGGCCTACGACTTTTTCTACTACTGGCATCACCGTATGAACCATGAAATTGGCTTGCTGTGGGCCGGGCACGTATCGCATCACTCTTCCGAGTACTTCAACCTGGCAACAGCCTTACGCCAGTCCTCGACGAGCGCACTTCTGGGCTGGATATTCTATCTACCGATGGCAGTGGCCGGTGTGCCGCCCAGCGTGTTTGCCGGGGTGTTGCTGATCGACTTGCTTTACCAGTACTGGGTGCATACCGAGGTAATTGGTCGTTTGGGCTGGCTTGATCGCATCTTCGTCACACCCTCAAACCATCGCGTCCATCATGGGCAAAATGACTACTGCATGGACACAAACTACGGGGGCATTCTGATTCTCTGGGATCGCCTATTCGGTACCTTCGCCGAGGAGCGCAAGGACGAGAAGGTCATCTACGGCGTGCGCACACCGTTGCAGAGCCTTAACCCATTCTGGGGCAACATGCATTACTACATTGAGCTCTGGCAGAAATCCAAAGCCACCCCGGGCTGGCGGGCTAAACTTGGCGTCTGGCTGGCACCACCTGGTGGCTGGCACGATGAGGCGAGCGAGCCTTACGAGCCGTCGCAGTTTAAGTATTACGATCCGTGTACACCCGATGCGGTCAAACGCTATGCGGTAGTGCATCAGGTGCTTGCAATGTTGTTCCTCATGCATTTTCTGACGCTACTCAACACCTTGCCGAAGACCTTACTGGCACTCTACGCCGCTGGCTTTGCCATTTCGGCAATCTCTCTCACGTCACTATTGGAAGGACGTGCCAATGCACGGCGTTTTGAGCAGTGCCGTGTCATAGGACTGGGCATTGCCTTTGCTGCTCTACCTGACTGGTTCGGTTTTAGTATGCCCATCGCACTCAAGCTGATGTTATTGGTTGTAATGCTAGGCAGCGCTGCATGGCTCAGCCGCACTTCCTTCAAACCTGCTGCTTTGTGGACTTCCCAATGA
- a CDS encoding Crp/Fnr family transcriptional regulator → MQNIDDAAHQTIYRLREADDWFASLPGEVQDKIIQSSVLRHYRKGQVITAQGSRPTAASVVLEGRVRVSRLLFEGEEKLYMIGERGFWFNFLALITGEKADVAVIADTNVQLLMLPLQQFERILEEEPLYCKAITLFIAKRYAAFMRHFADGQMIVPLQRLRTGLAELLLLQPPATGSEEVILNVSQADLASILGSSRQTINGLLKQLEKAGLIKIGFRHIRVIDPAGLSEHAAN, encoded by the coding sequence ATGCAAAACATAGATGACGCAGCCCATCAGACAATCTACCGCCTGCGCGAGGCAGATGACTGGTTCGCAAGCTTGCCGGGGGAAGTGCAAGACAAAATCATCCAGTCTTCCGTATTGCGCCACTATCGCAAAGGGCAGGTGATCACTGCCCAAGGCAGCCGACCGACTGCAGCCTCAGTAGTGCTTGAGGGGCGCGTGCGGGTTTCGCGGCTGCTATTCGAGGGTGAGGAGAAGCTTTATATGATTGGCGAGAGAGGATTTTGGTTCAACTTCCTCGCCCTGATTACAGGCGAAAAGGCCGATGTGGCTGTGATCGCCGATACCAATGTGCAATTACTAATGCTGCCTCTGCAGCAATTCGAGCGAATCCTTGAAGAGGAACCTCTCTATTGCAAGGCAATTACACTTTTTATTGCCAAGCGCTATGCCGCTTTTATGCGGCACTTTGCCGATGGCCAGATGATCGTGCCGCTGCAACGGCTGCGTACAGGTTTAGCAGAACTGTTGTTGCTGCAACCACCGGCAACAGGCTCTGAGGAAGTTATTTTGAATGTTTCTCAGGCGGATTTAGCCTCCATACTTGGTTCTTCCCGCCAGACTATCAACGGGCTGCTAAAACAACTGGAAAAGGCGGGACTGATTAAGATCGGTTTTCGGCATATTCGAGTAATTGATCCAGCTGGGCTTTCTGAGCACGCGGCTAACTGA
- a CDS encoding IS3 family transposase (programmed frameshift) has product MRKTTTYSPEVRERAVRMVLEHLNDYPSEWAAIEAIAPKIGCAAQTLHGWIRRQQTDAGQRPGQTSEERERIKALERENRELRKANEILRLASAYFCPGGARPPHQILRAFVDQHRDRLGVESICRVLQIAPSGYRRHAAQQRNPALRCCRARRDDALILEIQRVWDTNMQCYGAMKVWKQLRREGTEVARCTVERLMRRAGLQGIRRGQVMRTTVAGDKSLCPLDRVQRQFHADRPNQLWVSDFTYVSTWQGWLYVAFVIDVFARRIVGWRVSTSMKTDFVLDALEQALYARQPHCTGGLIHHSDRGSQYVSIRYTERLAEAGIEPSVGSKGDSYDNALAETINGLYKAELIYRQSWKSREAVEMATLKWVHWYNHQRLLSSIGYIPPAEAEANFHQQQAGQAMAA; this is encoded by the exons ATGAGAAAGACTACGACCTACTCCCCCGAAGTCCGTGAACGTGCTGTGCGCATGGTTCTGGAACACCTGAACGACTACCCCTCCGAGTGGGCGGCCATTGAGGCCATTGCGCCGAAAATCGGCTGCGCAGCGCAAACCCTGCATGGCTGGATTCGCCGCCAGCAGACCGATGCCGGTCAGCGCCCTGGTCAGACCAGCGAAGAGCGCGAGCGCATAAAGGCCCTGGAGCGCGAGAACCGCGAGCTGCGCAAAGCCAACGAGATTCTGCGCCTGGCCAGTGCGTATT TTTGCCCAGGCGGAGCTCGACCGCCGCACCAAATCCTGAGGGCATTTGTCGATCAGCATCGTGACCGTCTCGGGGTCGAGTCGATCTGCCGTGTCTTGCAGATCGCCCCGTCCGGTTACCGCAGGCACGCGGCTCAGCAGCGCAACCCGGCATTACGTTGCTGCCGTGCTCGACGCGATGACGCATTGATCCTGGAAATCCAGCGTGTATGGGACACCAACATGCAGTGTTATGGCGCGATGAAGGTCTGGAAGCAGCTCCGGCGAGAAGGCACCGAGGTGGCCAGATGCACGGTGGAGCGGTTGATGCGTCGGGCTGGATTACAGGGCATCAGGCGCGGCCAGGTCATGCGAACAACGGTGGCCGGCGACAAGTCGCTCTGTCCGCTGGATCGTGTGCAGCGCCAGTTCCATGCCGACCGTCCAAATCAGCTGTGGGTGTCGGACTTCACGTACGTGTCGACCTGGCAGGGCTGGCTGTATGTGGCCTTCGTGATTGACGTGTTTGCGCGGCGGATCGTTGGCTGGCGAGTCAGTACCAGCATGAAGACCGACTTCGTGCTGGATGCTCTGGAGCAAGCCCTGTATGCCCGCCAGCCGCATTGCACGGGTGGTCTGATCCATCACAGCGACCGTGGCAGCCAGTATGTCTCGATCCGCTACACCGAGCGGCTGGCAGAGGCCGGTATTGAACCCTCGGTTGGCAGCAAGGGCGACAGCTACGACAACGCCTTGGCTGAGACTATCAACGGGCTGTACAAGGCCGAGCTGATTTACCGCCAGTCGTGGAAGAGCCGCGAGGCTGTTGAGATGGCGACCTTGAAATGGGTGCACTGGTACAACCACCAGCGCCTGTTGAGCTCAATCGGCTATATCCCGCCTGCGGAGGCTGAGGCAAACTTCCACCAGCAACAAGCAGGTCAGGCCATGGCGGCCTGA
- the hrpB gene encoding ATP-dependent helicase HrpB, whose product MISLPIDLVLPDLREALAKRNEVILEAPPGAGKTTRVPLALLNEPWLGDQKILMLEPRRLAARAAAERLASELGEKVGATVGYRIRLESKVGPHTQIEVVTEGILARRLQDDPALDGVGVVIFDEYHLRNLDSDLALALCLNGRELLRDEPPLKLLLMSATLEGTRLSKLLNDGPVVASEGRMYPVSTVWGSPYQPGERIDARVTNICLAALNEQPGSILVFLPGQAEIRRVHDQLKEQLDGRSDILLCPLHGELDLSAQRAAIEPAPSGKRKVVLATNIAETSLTIEGVRVVVDAGLVRVPRFDPVSGMTRLDTQRVSRAAATQRAGRAGRLEPGICYRLWSETQHEQLAAFDTAEILQADLSGLALQLARWGVEPADLAWLDVPPAAAFAQAQDLLLRLGALDERGSITTHGQAMAKLPTHPRIAHLLLRGQALGLGNLACDIAALLGEKDIIRGAGADIHDRITAMSNEHGSRASRGGVQRARQLARQFRGYLRDPASEQVADPEHPRWLGALLAFAYPDRVALQRRDGGGNYRLANGRAAQFGESDALMKEPWLVIADLGSRQGQREERVYLAAALDPSLFDTVLSEQVSQRDELEWDEREGALKAERQRRVGELVLSRTALPGLDEEARAKALTGLVRRKGIELLPWTPEIRQWQARVALLRRLDLEQNGESEWPDLADAVLLASLEEWLAPYLGKVNRLSHFANLDLQSILLGLLPWPLPKRLDELAPRSLEVPSGSRIGLDYSEHPPVLAVRLQELFGLAETPRIAGGRQGVLLHLLSPARRPVQVTQDLASFWASTYIDVKKDLKGRYPKHWWPDDPMQAEPTARAKPRK is encoded by the coding sequence ATGATTTCTCTACCAATTGACCTCGTTTTGCCAGACCTACGAGAGGCATTGGCCAAGCGCAACGAAGTGATCCTTGAAGCTCCACCTGGTGCGGGCAAGACCACTCGGGTGCCTTTGGCGTTGCTAAATGAACCTTGGCTTGGCGACCAAAAAATCCTGATGCTTGAGCCTCGCCGATTGGCTGCTCGGGCGGCAGCTGAGCGCTTAGCGAGTGAACTGGGCGAAAAGGTTGGGGCGACTGTCGGCTACCGCATTCGCCTTGAAAGCAAAGTCGGCCCGCACACCCAGATTGAAGTGGTCACTGAAGGTATCTTGGCTCGCCGTCTTCAGGACGATCCTGCGCTGGATGGCGTGGGAGTGGTCATCTTCGATGAATACCACCTGCGAAATCTTGACTCCGACCTTGCGCTAGCTCTGTGCCTGAATGGCCGTGAACTGCTCCGTGATGAACCCCCTTTAAAACTGCTCCTGATGTCTGCAACGCTGGAAGGAACTCGCCTTTCAAAGTTGCTTAATGATGGGCCGGTGGTCGCCAGTGAGGGACGGATGTATCCAGTCTCGACGGTTTGGGGAAGTCCATATCAGCCTGGCGAGCGCATCGATGCGCGAGTCACGAATATTTGCTTGGCCGCACTCAACGAACAGCCTGGAAGCATCCTGGTCTTCCTTCCTGGCCAGGCCGAGATTCGTCGCGTCCACGATCAGCTCAAAGAGCAGCTTGATGGGCGCAGCGATATCCTGCTCTGTCCGTTGCATGGAGAGCTCGACCTTTCTGCACAGCGAGCGGCTATAGAGCCTGCGCCTTCCGGCAAACGGAAAGTGGTACTGGCGACCAATATCGCCGAGACAAGCCTGACTATCGAAGGTGTGCGCGTGGTGGTCGATGCCGGCCTGGTCCGCGTGCCTCGTTTCGACCCGGTCAGCGGTATGACTCGACTCGATACGCAACGAGTATCACGAGCAGCTGCTACCCAGCGTGCCGGTCGGGCAGGGCGCCTGGAGCCTGGTATTTGCTATCGGCTGTGGTCGGAAACGCAGCATGAGCAACTCGCGGCCTTCGATACTGCAGAGATCCTGCAGGCTGATCTCTCTGGCCTCGCACTGCAGCTTGCTAGATGGGGTGTCGAACCAGCCGATCTCGCGTGGTTGGATGTTCCGCCTGCTGCGGCATTCGCTCAGGCCCAAGACCTTCTTCTTCGTCTTGGCGCTCTGGATGAGCGTGGATCCATCACCACTCACGGACAGGCGATGGCTAAGCTGCCGACCCACCCGCGAATTGCTCATCTGCTCTTGCGTGGCCAGGCTCTCGGGCTTGGAAACCTGGCATGCGATATCGCTGCACTACTTGGCGAGAAGGACATCATTCGGGGTGCTGGCGCTGATATTCATGATCGCATTACTGCGATGAGCAATGAGCATGGCTCGCGAGCTAGTCGAGGAGGTGTACAGCGCGCTCGTCAGCTAGCAAGGCAGTTCCGAGGCTATCTGCGAGACCCAGCATCAGAACAAGTAGCCGATCCTGAGCATCCTCGTTGGCTAGGTGCTCTGCTGGCATTCGCATACCCAGATCGCGTTGCACTCCAGCGTCGTGACGGCGGAGGTAACTACAGGCTTGCAAATGGCCGCGCTGCGCAGTTCGGCGAATCAGATGCGCTGATGAAAGAACCTTGGCTCGTGATTGCTGACCTAGGTAGCCGACAAGGACAGCGTGAAGAGCGTGTCTACTTGGCTGCAGCGCTCGATCCTTCTCTCTTCGACACTGTCCTGTCTGAGCAGGTAAGCCAACGAGACGAGCTCGAGTGGGACGAGCGCGAAGGTGCGCTGAAGGCCGAAAGGCAAAGGCGCGTGGGGGAGCTCGTCCTCAGCCGTACGGCATTGCCCGGCCTTGACGAAGAGGCTCGCGCAAAAGCTCTGACCGGGCTTGTGCGACGCAAGGGCATAGAGCTGCTTCCTTGGACGCCTGAGATTCGCCAATGGCAGGCGCGAGTTGCGCTGCTACGTAGGCTGGATTTGGAGCAGAATGGCGAGAGTGAGTGGCCGGATCTGGCTGATGCAGTGCTACTCGCTTCGCTTGAAGAGTGGCTTGCTCCCTACCTAGGGAAGGTGAATCGCCTTAGCCATTTCGCCAATCTCGATCTGCAGAGCATTCTGTTGGGGCTGTTGCCCTGGCCGTTACCGAAACGTCTCGATGAACTGGCTCCGCGCAGTCTGGAAGTGCCGTCCGGTTCGCGCATTGGGTTGGACTACTCGGAGCATCCGCCTGTGCTCGCTGTGCGCCTGCAGGAGCTGTTTGGATTGGCGGAGACACCGCGTATCGCAGGTGGACGTCAGGGAGTGCTTCTGCATCTGCTATCGCCAGCACGGCGGCCAGTGCAGGTAACCCAGGATCTAGCTAGCTTCTGGGCGAGCACCTACATCGATGTGAAGAAGGATCTAAAGGGTAGGTACCCTAAGCATTGGTGGCCTGATGATCCAATGCAGGCTGAACCTACTGCTCGCGCGAAGCCAAGGAAATGA
- a CDS encoding tyrosine-type recombinase/integrase: protein MLEHTGARRSEIIEITVSDIRNAMNMTLPLLRLRTLKRGTYSERFIPISRVVLSEAQKYIQFARRISIRNFKGTEHDRLFVQEKTGKPLSACSITNEMIQLRRHAGIEEKVCAHMFRHAFITNLFVLLIQRHKFKQKDDFRNALLNSKKFLYDVMLWTGHKDPLSVERYIHLAFAKLDGYEDTVSSAHIIRTNRIYDQAEELLLNALKNGMPVGEYVHELEKLKLLRQDDLKKETKEVDEEENAESDKSWEHWHNHL, encoded by the coding sequence TTGCTTGAACATACGGGCGCTCGACGCAGCGAGATAATTGAAATTACCGTTTCGGACATTCGTAATGCAATGAACATGACGCTCCCATTGCTACGCCTGCGAACCTTGAAACGTGGAACCTATTCCGAGCGTTTTATCCCGATTTCAAGAGTGGTACTAAGCGAAGCGCAGAAATATATTCAGTTTGCCCGCAGAATATCTATTCGCAATTTCAAGGGCACGGAGCACGACAGACTCTTTGTTCAAGAAAAGACCGGAAAGCCGCTCAGCGCCTGCAGCATTACGAATGAAATGATTCAACTTAGACGTCACGCCGGCATAGAAGAAAAAGTTTGTGCCCACATGTTCCGCCATGCTTTCATTACCAATCTTTTCGTACTTCTAATCCAAAGACACAAATTTAAGCAAAAGGATGACTTCAGAAACGCCCTGCTTAATAGCAAAAAGTTTCTTTACGACGTCATGCTGTGGACTGGCCACAAAGACCCCCTCTCGGTAGAACGGTATATTCATCTTGCATTCGCAAAACTTGATGGATACGAAGACACCGTTTCATCTGCCCATATAATCAGGACTAACCGTATATATGATCAAGCCGAGGAACTGCTTCTGAACGCATTAAAGAATGGCATGCCAGTTGGCGAGTACGTGCATGAACTGGAGAAGCTAAAACTACTTCGGCAAGATGATCTCAAGAAAGAAACAAAGGAAGTGGACGAGGAGGAGAATGCAGAGTCAGACAAAAGCTGGGAGCATTGGCATAACCACCTTTAA